A genomic window from Microbacterium sp. ET2 includes:
- a CDS encoding ECF transporter S component, which translates to MARTAPLTTRVLLTCAAIGVATGVLQAGAGALSGVIVATWPILYGLVLGIHVLPGVIAQELLRQPWVALLTHLIAALVASAVVPVWIGRYVGTAILIGLLQEGVAALTRYRRWEPWRFFVSAVVVGVVIGAAIWFAADVTQFREWQQVVYVTLFVAGPIAWTAVGLGIGRALRRAGVRPRVPQPPSSEG; encoded by the coding sequence GTGGCCCGAACCGCGCCTCTGACGACCCGCGTGCTGCTGACGTGCGCGGCGATCGGCGTGGCGACGGGTGTGCTGCAGGCCGGAGCCGGCGCGCTCAGCGGCGTGATCGTCGCGACCTGGCCGATCCTCTACGGCCTCGTCCTCGGCATCCATGTCCTTCCCGGAGTGATCGCGCAGGAGCTGCTGCGCCAGCCCTGGGTCGCCCTGCTGACGCATCTCATCGCCGCGCTCGTCGCAAGCGCCGTCGTGCCGGTGTGGATCGGACGATACGTCGGGACGGCGATCCTCATCGGCCTGCTCCAGGAGGGCGTGGCCGCCCTCACGCGTTATCGCCGATGGGAGCCGTGGCGCTTCTTCGTGTCGGCGGTCGTCGTGGGGGTCGTGATCGGCGCGGCGATCTGGTTCGCCGCCGATGTGACGCAGTTCCGCGAGTGGCAGCAGGTCGTCTACGTCACGCTCTTCGTCGCCGGTCCGATCGCCTGGACCGCGGTCGGGCTCGGAATCGGTCGCGCACTGCGCCGGGCCGGCGTGCGCCCGCGGGTTCCTCAGCCGCCGAGCTCGGAGGGGTGA
- a CDS encoding D-alanyl-D-alanine carboxypeptidase family protein, giving the protein MTAELGERGDFADFDALMRDAARAPEGLSDVDPDRRGRRRWIGWTVAAVILALVIGAPSAYVTWALTAPLPAPEATFTEPAVPLTAAASLSLPAQGSSAVSVTGVDEYLGAEAAGIWATSGPQEPAAMASITKLITALVVLDAHPLASPDDQGPTLWFDGADEDLYDAYYVQNVTIAPMLAGSSMTLRGALATMLIPSASNYADVVSTWAFGSRAGFVAAARAWLDDHGLAQTTVVDPTGISPRNTSTPADLIALGRIAAAHSDIAGIVGTRSATIGSAGNVNNTNGLLGTAGITGLKTGNLGAGTFAFLYTSRLDVGVGTPLSVVGVMLGGESRDAVNGDVLRLLGSIQAGFSDVPLVSAGQELGEVTTPWGGAARMVTASRVDIRTWSDTPITVTSDIRTPETYADGGVVGTITWTAGPRTATVDVVIEGEIESPTEWWRLTHPSELGG; this is encoded by the coding sequence GTGACGGCGGAACTGGGCGAACGAGGCGACTTCGCCGACTTCGACGCGCTCATGCGCGACGCGGCGCGGGCGCCCGAGGGACTGTCCGACGTCGATCCCGATCGCCGCGGGCGGCGACGATGGATCGGCTGGACGGTCGCGGCGGTGATCCTCGCCCTGGTGATCGGTGCGCCATCGGCGTACGTGACCTGGGCGCTGACCGCTCCGCTGCCCGCTCCCGAGGCGACGTTCACCGAACCGGCCGTCCCGCTCACCGCCGCCGCGTCGCTGTCGCTCCCCGCACAGGGGTCATCGGCGGTGAGCGTCACCGGCGTGGACGAGTATCTCGGCGCGGAGGCGGCAGGCATCTGGGCGACCTCGGGGCCGCAGGAGCCGGCGGCCATGGCGAGCATCACCAAGCTCATCACGGCGCTCGTCGTGCTCGACGCCCACCCGCTCGCGAGCCCCGATGACCAGGGACCGACCCTGTGGTTCGACGGCGCCGACGAAGACCTCTACGACGCCTACTACGTGCAGAACGTCACCATCGCGCCGATGCTCGCGGGCAGTTCGATGACCCTCCGCGGCGCGCTCGCGACGATGCTCATCCCGTCGGCCAGCAACTACGCCGACGTGGTCTCGACGTGGGCCTTCGGGTCACGGGCCGGCTTCGTCGCGGCCGCCCGCGCCTGGCTCGACGACCACGGCCTCGCCCAGACCACCGTGGTCGACCCGACCGGCATCAGCCCGCGCAACACCAGCACCCCCGCCGACCTCATCGCGCTCGGGCGCATCGCCGCGGCGCACTCCGACATCGCGGGCATCGTCGGCACCCGGTCGGCGACGATCGGCAGCGCCGGCAACGTCAACAACACCAACGGCCTGCTCGGCACGGCTGGCATCACCGGGCTCAAGACCGGCAACCTCGGCGCCGGCACGTTCGCCTTCCTCTACACGTCCCGTCTCGACGTCGGCGTGGGCACGCCGCTTTCGGTCGTCGGCGTGATGCTCGGAGGCGAATCCCGCGACGCGGTCAACGGCGACGTGCTGCGGCTGCTCGGCAGCATCCAGGCGGGCTTTAGCGACGTACCCCTGGTCAGCGCCGGTCAGGAACTCGGAGAAGTCACGACCCCGTGGGGTGGGGCGGCGCGGATGGTGACCGCGTCGCGCGTCGACATCCGCACCTGGTCGGACACGCCGATCACCGTGACCTCCGACATCCGCACCCCCGAGACCTACGCCGACGGCGGGGTCGTCGGAACGATCACCTGGACGGCTGGGCCTCGGACGGCGACCGTCGACGTCGTGATCGAGGGCGAGATCGAATCGCCCACCGAGTGGTGGCGGCTGACTCACCCCTCCGAGCTCGGCGGCTGA
- a CDS encoding DEAD/DEAH box helicase: MPLSLLEAVPPGADPDAAYEGFAAWAAERGLALYPAQDEAVIELVSGAHVILSTPTGTGKSLVAVAAHAIALARGGRTYYTAPIKALVSEKFFALVDIFGAEKVGMVTGDSSVNPDAPIVCCTAEILANLALRQGSDAAVDQVVMDEFHYYGDPDRGWAWQVPLLLLPRAQFVLMSATLGDTSEISTDLRRRTGREVAEITGVDRPVPLDYSYSRSPAHEIVEELLSDQKAPIYIVHFSQAAAMERAQALSSVRIVSRERRDEIAEAIGGFRFTTGFGKTLSRLVRAGIGVHHAGMLPRYRRLVETLAQRGLLRVICGTDTLGVGINVPIRTVVLTALTKYDGQRMRHLSAREFHQIAGRAGRAGFDTAGTVVVMAPEHEIENAAAVAKAGSDPKKQRKVVRKKAPQGFVNWGEASFERLVAAEPEPLVPHLQLTAAMLINVVARGGDVFAHVRSLVFDNHEPRVRQLALARRALAIFRTLVVAGIVVVERPGGAIRLTVDLQPNFALNQPLSPFALAAIEVLDPSVEQGRAPRPSAEAADKGDAAHTAGTGHYALDVVSVIEATLDDPRPILSQQEFRARGEAVAAMKREGVEYDDRMAALEEITYPKPLAELLEQTFEVFASSQPWVRDFALSPKSVVRDMFERALSFAEFVTFYQLGRSEGLVLRYLSDAYRAIRQTVPAEAQTPDLLDLIAWLGELVRQVDSSLVDEWEALINPAADPDAPVVPPAPPSILTNRRAFVVLVRNELFRRVQLAALQRDDELVALDPDVDWPTVLDEYFDEHDEILTGGSARSSALVTIDETDAAEGRWAVEQTIDDPAGHHDWRIRAEVDLEASVAEGTAVVRVTEAVRL; the protein is encoded by the coding sequence ATGCCCCTTTCGCTGCTCGAAGCCGTCCCGCCCGGCGCCGATCCGGATGCGGCGTACGAGGGATTCGCCGCGTGGGCGGCCGAGCGCGGGCTGGCCCTTTACCCCGCCCAGGACGAGGCGGTCATCGAGCTGGTGTCGGGTGCCCACGTGATCCTGTCCACTCCGACGGGCACAGGGAAGTCGCTCGTCGCCGTCGCAGCCCACGCGATCGCGCTCGCCCGCGGCGGCCGGACGTATTACACCGCCCCGATCAAAGCCCTCGTGAGCGAGAAGTTCTTCGCCCTGGTGGACATCTTCGGCGCGGAGAAGGTCGGCATGGTCACCGGTGACTCCTCGGTGAATCCCGACGCCCCGATCGTGTGCTGCACAGCCGAGATCCTGGCCAACCTCGCCCTGCGGCAGGGGTCGGATGCCGCGGTGGACCAGGTCGTGATGGACGAGTTCCACTACTACGGCGATCCCGATCGGGGCTGGGCATGGCAGGTGCCCCTGCTGCTGCTGCCACGCGCACAGTTCGTCCTCATGTCGGCCACCCTCGGCGACACCTCCGAGATCTCCACTGACCTGCGCCGACGCACCGGACGCGAGGTGGCCGAGATCACCGGGGTCGACCGGCCGGTCCCTCTCGACTACTCCTACTCGCGATCGCCGGCGCACGAGATCGTCGAAGAGCTGCTGTCCGACCAGAAGGCGCCGATCTACATCGTGCATTTCTCGCAGGCGGCGGCGATGGAGCGAGCCCAGGCGCTGTCGAGCGTCCGGATCGTCTCGCGGGAACGTCGCGACGAGATCGCAGAGGCGATAGGCGGGTTCCGATTCACGACCGGGTTCGGAAAGACTCTTTCGCGCCTCGTGCGCGCAGGCATCGGCGTGCACCACGCCGGGATGCTGCCGCGATACCGGCGACTGGTCGAGACCCTCGCCCAGCGTGGGCTGCTGCGGGTCATCTGCGGCACCGACACCCTCGGTGTCGGCATCAACGTGCCGATCCGCACGGTGGTGCTCACGGCGCTGACCAAGTACGACGGGCAGCGGATGCGACACCTCAGCGCCCGCGAGTTCCACCAGATCGCGGGTCGGGCGGGCCGGGCCGGATTCGACACCGCGGGCACCGTGGTGGTGATGGCGCCCGAGCATGAGATCGAGAACGCAGCGGCTGTCGCCAAGGCGGGGTCCGATCCCAAGAAGCAGCGGAAGGTCGTCCGCAAGAAGGCTCCGCAGGGGTTCGTCAACTGGGGAGAGGCGTCGTTCGAGCGGCTCGTCGCCGCCGAACCCGAGCCCCTCGTCCCGCACCTGCAGCTGACCGCGGCGATGCTCATCAACGTCGTCGCCCGCGGCGGCGACGTCTTCGCGCATGTGCGCAGCCTCGTCTTCGACAATCACGAGCCGCGCGTTCGTCAGCTCGCGCTCGCACGTCGCGCGCTGGCGATCTTCCGCACGCTCGTCGTCGCCGGCATCGTCGTGGTGGAGCGCCCGGGCGGTGCCATTCGTCTCACGGTCGACCTGCAGCCGAACTTCGCCCTCAATCAGCCCCTGTCCCCGTTCGCGCTCGCAGCGATCGAGGTGCTCGATCCTTCTGTCGAGCAGGGTCGAGCCCCCCGCCCGAGCGCCGAGGCCGCCGACAAGGGTGACGCTGCGCACACCGCGGGGACCGGCCACTACGCCCTCGACGTGGTGAGCGTGATCGAGGCCACCCTCGACGATCCGCGGCCGATCCTCTCGCAGCAGGAGTTCCGGGCGCGCGGCGAGGCGGTCGCGGCGATGAAACGGGAGGGCGTCGAGTACGACGACCGCATGGCCGCGCTCGAGGAGATCACCTACCCGAAGCCCCTCGCCGAGCTGCTGGAGCAGACCTTCGAGGTGTTCGCCTCGAGCCAACCGTGGGTGCGCGACTTCGCCCTGTCGCCCAAATCGGTCGTCCGCGACATGTTCGAGCGCGCCCTGTCCTTCGCCGAGTTCGTCACCTTCTACCAGCTCGGTCGCAGCGAGGGCCTCGTCCTCCGCTACCTCAGCGACGCCTATCGGGCGATCCGTCAGACCGTTCCCGCGGAAGCACAGACCCCGGATCTGCTCGATCTCATCGCCTGGCTCGGCGAGCTGGTGCGTCAGGTGGACTCGAGTCTCGTCGACGAGTGGGAGGCGCTGATCAATCCGGCCGCCGACCCCGACGCGCCCGTCGTTCCGCCGGCGCCCCCGTCGATCCTCACCAATCGGCGGGCGTTCGTCGTTCTGGTGCGCAACGAGCTGTTCCGCCGCGTTCAGCTGGCCGCGCTGCAGCGAGACGACGAACTCGTCGCGCTCGACCCCGACGTCGACTGGCCGACCGTGCTCGACGAGTACTTCGACGAGCACGACGAGATCCTCACCGGGGGCTCCGCCCGTTCGTCCGCGCTGGTGACGATCGACGAGACCGACGCTGCCGAGGGTCGCTGGGCGGTCGAGCAGACGATCGACGATCCGGCCGGACACCATGACTGGCGCATCCGCGCCGAGGTCGACCTCGAGGCATCCGTCGCCGAAGGCACCGCGGTGGTTCGCGTGACCGAAGCCGTGCGCCTCTGA
- a CDS encoding GNAT family N-acetyltransferase — protein sequence MGNETDTDSISVTRNDEAGRYEIHVGDALGGFSQFVTDSRGRELFIHTEIDEAFAGRGLGGTLVGQAMADAAARGVTVVPRCPFVARWLGKHEVADLQVDWPEPRP from the coding sequence GTGGGCAACGAGACCGACACCGACAGCATCAGCGTCACCCGCAACGATGAGGCGGGCCGCTACGAGATACACGTCGGCGACGCGCTCGGCGGATTCTCGCAGTTCGTCACCGACTCCCGCGGTCGCGAGCTGTTCATCCACACCGAGATCGACGAGGCCTTCGCCGGGCGCGGGCTGGGTGGCACCCTCGTCGGACAGGCGATGGCGGATGCCGCGGCGCGCGGTGTCACGGTCGTGCCCCGCTGCCCATTCGTCGCCCGTTGGCTCGGCAAGCATGAGGTTGCCGACCTCCAGGTCGACTGGCCGGAACCCCGGCCATGA
- a CDS encoding S8 family serine peptidase has protein sequence MGRSSVRAAAVVTLAALFTGSAATGAYAATPVEEVTPPTPIDSPTGSYIVLLEEEPVASYEGGEAGLAPTKPEEGEKLDTQSQAVDEYATFLAERQQDVAAETGVDPAATYQLTLNGFSAKMSPEQAAKVAGTDGVIGVYPDEIHHPDAVPSTEFLGLEGPGGVWEQTGGVDAAGEGVVVGVIDTGIAPENPSFAGDPLGTTPGTGEPYLEGNEVVFDKADGTQFRAERVTGEAWDESAYSTKLIGARYFGDGAAAAGFTFEAEDLSPRDNDGHGSHTAGTAAGNDQVAASIEGIDLGAISGVAPAAKVSAYKACWAGPDPLVTDDDICALSDLLDAIDTAVADGVDVINYSIGGGAASSTLQPDDISFFNAAIAGVFVSVSAGNSGPDASTADHAAPWYATVAASTIPTWEGSVQLPNGYLEAGASVTVQEGEEVTGPVVYAGDIPAEGVNAADAALCFLDTVDPAQAAGKIVVCDRGVNARVEKSQEVAAAGGIGMILVNVTPGSLDNDFHSVPTVHLDAAARPALLEYVQSTVDPTATLIGGNITGTETPVPQVAGFSSRGPMLADGSDVLKPDIAAPGVAILAAVQNDADGNPDYGVLSGTSMSAPHIAGLGALYLSENPLATPDEVKSAMMTTAYNTVNADGSANTDPFAQGAGQVDARRFLDPGVLYLNGPADWAAFIEGTGNGDFDGVEPIDPSDLNLASIAIGTLSSEQTVTRTLTATRPGTYTMDASVPGVDVSVEPSTLTFGAAGESQSFSVTISNASAPVEQWATGFLTWTGGDGTTARSPLAVQPVTADAPATVSGEGITGSADVTITPGVTGDLALNLSGLAPVSLLTDPANPVEGHTGDENSGDENGDIAWIVDVAEGATLAQWKLDSSDDEGSDLDLFVYRVVAPDDLRYYESWTSATASADEQVSLDDPEAGTYLVIANMYSITQPLTWDLTSAVVTPGGAGSFTATPNPLPVQQGVAATYTVSWSGLEPGTRYLGVVGYGDSAVRTVVEVDPGAAAPVAVEAPSISGTPKIGRTLTADPGTWDPAEVTVAYQWLRNGEPIEGATSDRYRVTRDDQGAALSVRVTATAEGNINPGTATSAEVFVKVASDTRVSLNRYVGSSSQEFVATVTVSARNGVVPEGDVTLFVDAKKYTGTLVDGQVAFPLPKQNRGVHVVVAQYGGSDTVETSTGLSGFLVLR, from the coding sequence ATGGGTCGATCCTCCGTGCGAGCAGCCGCGGTCGTCACACTCGCCGCCCTGTTCACCGGGTCCGCAGCAACCGGCGCCTATGCCGCGACACCCGTGGAGGAGGTGACACCCCCCACTCCCATCGATTCCCCCACAGGCTCGTACATCGTGCTCCTCGAGGAGGAGCCGGTCGCAAGCTATGAAGGCGGCGAGGCGGGCCTCGCGCCCACCAAGCCCGAAGAGGGCGAGAAGCTCGACACCCAGTCGCAGGCGGTCGATGAGTACGCCACATTCCTCGCCGAACGGCAGCAGGATGTCGCGGCCGAGACCGGCGTCGACCCTGCGGCCACCTACCAGCTGACCCTGAACGGCTTCAGCGCGAAGATGTCTCCCGAGCAGGCGGCGAAGGTCGCCGGGACCGACGGTGTCATCGGCGTCTACCCCGACGAGATCCACCACCCCGACGCCGTCCCCTCGACCGAGTTCCTCGGCCTCGAAGGGCCCGGCGGCGTATGGGAGCAGACCGGCGGTGTGGATGCCGCGGGTGAGGGTGTCGTCGTCGGCGTCATCGACACCGGCATCGCGCCCGAGAACCCCTCCTTCGCCGGCGACCCGCTGGGCACGACCCCGGGTACCGGAGAGCCATACCTCGAGGGCAACGAGGTCGTGTTCGACAAGGCCGACGGCACGCAGTTCCGCGCGGAGCGTGTGACCGGCGAGGCCTGGGACGAGTCGGCGTACTCGACCAAGCTCATCGGTGCGCGCTACTTCGGCGACGGCGCCGCCGCCGCCGGCTTCACGTTCGAGGCCGAGGACCTCTCGCCGCGCGACAACGACGGGCACGGCTCGCACACCGCCGGGACCGCTGCGGGCAACGACCAGGTGGCCGCGTCGATCGAGGGCATCGACCTCGGCGCGATCTCCGGTGTCGCCCCCGCTGCGAAGGTCTCGGCGTACAAGGCGTGCTGGGCAGGACCCGACCCGCTCGTCACCGACGACGACATCTGCGCCCTGAGCGACCTGCTCGACGCGATCGACACCGCGGTGGCCGACGGCGTGGACGTCATCAACTACTCGATCGGCGGCGGCGCGGCATCCTCCACCCTGCAGCCCGACGACATCTCGTTCTTCAACGCGGCCATCGCGGGTGTGTTCGTGTCGGTCAGCGCCGGCAACAGCGGCCCCGACGCGTCGACCGCCGACCACGCAGCACCCTGGTACGCCACGGTCGCCGCTTCGACGATCCCCACGTGGGAGGGCAGCGTCCAGCTGCCGAACGGCTACCTGGAAGCCGGAGCATCGGTCACCGTGCAGGAGGGCGAGGAGGTCACCGGTCCGGTCGTGTACGCCGGCGACATCCCCGCCGAGGGTGTGAACGCCGCCGATGCCGCGCTGTGCTTCCTCGACACCGTCGACCCCGCGCAGGCCGCGGGCAAGATCGTCGTCTGCGACCGCGGTGTGAACGCGCGTGTGGAGAAGTCGCAGGAGGTCGCCGCCGCAGGCGGGATCGGCATGATCCTGGTCAACGTCACCCCCGGGTCGCTGGACAACGACTTCCACTCGGTGCCGACCGTGCACCTGGACGCCGCCGCGCGCCCCGCGCTGCTGGAGTACGTCCAGAGCACCGTCGACCCGACGGCGACGCTCATCGGCGGCAACATCACCGGCACCGAGACTCCCGTACCGCAGGTCGCGGGCTTCTCGAGCCGTGGCCCGATGCTGGCTGACGGCAGCGATGTGCTGAAGCCCGACATCGCCGCCCCCGGCGTGGCGATTCTCGCCGCAGTGCAGAACGACGCGGACGGCAACCCCGACTACGGCGTGCTCTCCGGCACCTCGATGTCGGCGCCGCACATCGCCGGCCTCGGCGCGCTGTACCTCAGCGAGAACCCGCTGGCCACGCCCGACGAGGTCAAGTCGGCGATGATGACCACCGCCTACAACACCGTGAACGCCGACGGCTCGGCCAACACCGATCCGTTCGCGCAGGGCGCCGGGCAGGTCGACGCGCGCCGGTTCCTCGACCCGGGTGTGCTCTACCTCAACGGTCCGGCCGACTGGGCGGCGTTCATCGAGGGAACCGGCAACGGCGACTTCGACGGCGTCGAGCCGATCGACCCGAGCGACCTGAACCTCGCCTCGATCGCGATCGGCACGCTCTCCAGCGAGCAGACCGTGACCCGCACCCTCACCGCGACGCGCCCAGGCACGTACACGATGGATGCGTCGGTTCCCGGCGTCGATGTCTCGGTCGAGCCGTCGACCCTCACCTTCGGGGCGGCAGGCGAGAGCCAGTCGTTCTCGGTGACGATCTCCAACGCCTCGGCTCCGGTCGAGCAGTGGGCGACGGGCTTCCTCACCTGGACCGGCGGCGACGGCACCACCGCGCGCTCGCCGCTCGCGGTGCAGCCCGTGACGGCGGATGCTCCGGCGACCGTGTCGGGCGAGGGGATCACCGGCAGCGCCGACGTGACCATCACGCCCGGTGTGACCGGCGACCTCGCGCTGAACCTCTCGGGCCTCGCGCCGGTGAGCCTGCTCACCGACCCCGCGAACCCCGTCGAGGGGCACACCGGAGACGAGAACTCCGGCGACGAGAACGGCGACATCGCGTGGATCGTCGACGTGGCCGAGGGAGCGACGCTCGCGCAGTGGAAGCTGGACTCGTCGGATGACGAGGGCAGCGACCTCGACCTGTTCGTGTACCGCGTGGTCGCGCCGGATGACCTCCGCTACTACGAGTCGTGGACGTCGGCGACGGCCTCGGCCGATGAGCAGGTGAGCCTGGACGACCCCGAGGCGGGCACGTACCTCGTCATCGCGAACATGTACTCGATCACCCAGCCGCTGACGTGGGACCTCACCTCGGCGGTCGTCACCCCCGGTGGCGCCGGTTCGTTCACCGCGACGCCCAACCCGCTGCCCGTGCAGCAGGGCGTGGCCGCCACGTACACCGTCTCGTGGTCGGGCCTGGAGCCCGGCACGCGCTACCTCGGTGTCGTCGGCTACGGCGACTCGGCGGTGCGGACGGTCGTCGAGGTCGACCCGGGGGCCGCGGCTCCGGTCGCGGTCGAGGCTCCCTCGATCAGCGGGACCCCGAAGATCGGACGCACCCTGACCGCCGACCCGGGCACATGGGACCCGGCCGAGGTGACCGTCGCCTACCAGTGGCTGCGCAATGGTGAGCCGATCGAGGGGGCGACCTCCGACCGCTACCGCGTGACCCGCGATGATCAGGGGGCGGCCCTCTCGGTGCGCGTCACCGCCACCGCCGAGGGGAACATCAACCCCGGTACCGCGACGAGCGCCGAGGTGTTCGTCAAGGTGGCCTCCGACACGCGGGTGAGCCTGAACCGCTACGTCGGATCGAGCTCCCAGGAGTTCGTCGCCACCGTGACGGTTTCGGCCCGGAACGGCGTCGTACCCGAGGGCGACGTGACCCTCTTCGTGGACGCGAAGAAGTACACCGGCACCCTTGTGGACGGCCAGGTCGCCTTCCCGCTTCCCAAGCAGAACCGCGGCGTGCATGTCGTGGTCGCGCAGTACGGCGGCAGTGACACGGTCGAGACCTCGACGGGACTCTCCGGGTTCCTCGTGCTCCGCTGA
- a CDS encoding pirin family protein, translating to MTRLDASAPGTAGGLDASAELSASVECDGPRALLLESREVPLGGVRGMEVHRALPQRDLPLVGAWCFLDRFGPQETMMRVEPHPHIGLQTVTWPLVGEVRHRDSVGSDVVVRRGALNLMTSGAGISHSEYSLGDGPTALDALQLWVALPESRRHGAPDFERHESLPTLRLEATTGTDGEATVVMGSLGGVASPASAFTPIVGAEIRIPAGSRVRVPLREEWEHAVLGLEGEVEVFDVVDEPERRAAASVDDRHLLYLGTHRREIELSSTVDATVFLLGGEPFEDEIVMWWNFVGRSHEEIVDAREAWQARGDRFGRVIDHGDEWIPAPPLPAVRLTRRHRRV from the coding sequence ATGACACGCCTCGACGCATCGGCGCCGGGGACAGCGGGCGGCCTCGATGCTTCCGCCGAACTGTCCGCGTCGGTGGAGTGCGACGGCCCCAGGGCGCTGCTGCTCGAGTCGCGCGAGGTGCCGCTCGGCGGCGTACGAGGGATGGAGGTCCACCGGGCCCTCCCCCAGCGCGATCTGCCCCTCGTCGGGGCGTGGTGCTTCCTGGACCGGTTCGGTCCGCAGGAGACCATGATGCGGGTGGAACCCCACCCGCACATCGGGCTGCAGACGGTGACGTGGCCCCTCGTCGGCGAGGTGCGCCACCGCGACTCGGTCGGCAGCGACGTCGTGGTCCGCCGCGGCGCGTTGAACCTCATGACGAGCGGTGCGGGGATCTCTCACTCGGAGTACTCCCTCGGCGACGGTCCGACCGCACTGGACGCCCTTCAGCTGTGGGTCGCCCTTCCCGAGTCGCGCCGGCACGGCGCCCCCGACTTCGAGCGGCACGAGTCGCTGCCGACCCTCCGCTTGGAAGCCACGACGGGCACCGACGGTGAAGCGACCGTCGTGATGGGGAGCCTCGGCGGGGTGGCATCACCGGCGAGCGCCTTCACCCCGATCGTCGGCGCCGAGATCCGCATCCCCGCGGGGTCGCGGGTCCGCGTGCCCCTGCGCGAGGAATGGGAGCACGCCGTCCTCGGTCTTGAGGGAGAGGTCGAGGTGTTCGACGTCGTCGACGAGCCCGAGCGTCGCGCCGCGGCATCCGTCGACGATCGCCACCTGCTGTACCTCGGAACCCACCGGCGCGAGATCGAGCTTTCCAGCACGGTCGACGCCACTGTCTTCCTCCTCGGTGGCGAGCCGTTCGAGGACGAGATCGTCATGTGGTGGAACTTCGTCGGTCGCTCGCACGAGGAGATCGTGGATGCGCGCGAGGCCTGGCAGGCACGCGGCGACCGCTTCGGTCGGGTGATCGATCACGGCGACGAGTGGATCCCCGCCCCACCGCTCCCCGCCGTACGCCTGACCCGCCGGCACCGTCGGGTGTAG